A genomic stretch from Moraxella nasicaprae includes:
- the purC gene encoding phosphoribosylaminoimidazolesuccinocarboxamide synthase, whose protein sequence is MEKQALLYTGKAKSVYETADPDYLVLHFRDDASAFNGERVASLDRKGKVNNRFNAFIMQKLAEAGIETHFERQLSDDEVLVKRLTMIPVEAVVRNYAAGGLMKRLGLAEGLPLLPPTYELFYKDDALGDPMLSESTAIALGYATADELAQMQSLTFKVNEVLSKLFDDAGLMLVDFKLEFGLFHGRVVLGDEFSPDGCRLWDKETKKKLDKDRFRQSLGDVVEAYEEVARRIGVPLED, encoded by the coding sequence ATGGAAAAACAAGCTCTGCTCTATACTGGAAAAGCCAAATCTGTTTATGAAACCGCCGACCCTGACTATCTGGTGTTGCATTTTCGTGATGATGCCAGTGCGTTCAATGGTGAGCGTGTCGCAAGCCTTGACCGTAAAGGTAAAGTAAATAATCGCTTTAATGCTTTTATCATGCAAAAATTGGCTGAGGCTGGTATCGAGACCCATTTTGAGCGTCAATTATCCGATGATGAAGTCTTGGTAAAACGCTTGACCATGATTCCTGTTGAGGCGGTGGTGCGTAATTATGCCGCTGGTGGTCTGATGAAACGCTTAGGTTTGGCAGAAGGCTTGCCATTGTTGCCACCGACTTATGAGCTGTTTTATAAAGACGATGCTTTGGGTGACCCAATGTTGTCAGAATCTACCGCCATTGCGTTGGGCTATGCAACTGCCGATGAGCTTGCTCAGATGCAAAGTTTGACTTTCAAAGTCAATGAAGTGCTTAGCAAGCTGTTTGATGACGCTGGCTTGATGTTGGTGGATTTTAAGCTAGAATTTGGTCTGTTTCATGGTCGTGTGGTTTTGGGCGATGAGTTTTCGCCTGATGGTTGCCGTCTATGGGACAAAGAAACCAAAAAGAAATTGGACAAAGACCGTTTCCGCCAAAGTTTGGGCGATGTGGTTGAAGCCTACGAAGAAGTCGCTCGCCGTATCGGTGTGCCACTAGAAGACTAG
- a CDS encoding NGG1p interacting factor NIF3, with protein sequence MYKFIAYIPESALASVKTAMFEAGAGRDGNYDCCAWQTLGVGQFRPLAGANPAIGQVGKMSEVAEWRVEMMVHQDRLRKVVSAYKQAHPYEVPAYEVYQMIDVD encoded by the coding sequence ATGTATAAATTCATCGCCTATATTCCAGAATCGGCATTAGCATCTGTTAAAACAGCGATGTTTGAGGCGGGGGCTGGGCGTGATGGTAACTATGATTGCTGTGCTTGGCAGACTTTGGGCGTGGGGCAATTTCGTCCATTGGCTGGGGCGAATCCTGCAATCGGTCAAGTGGGCAAGATGAGCGAAGTTGCCGAATGGCGAGTAGAGATGATGGTTCATCAAGACAGACTGCGTAAGGTGGTGAGTGCCTATAAGCAAGCTCACCCTTATGAAGTGCCAGCCTATGAAGTGTATCAGATGATTGATGTTGATTGA
- the parC gene encoding DNA topoisomerase IV subunit A, translating to MTLYNDTNIDTRSISDFTEQAYLNYAMYVIMDRALPHIADGLKPVQRRIVYAMSELGLRHTAKPKKSARTVGDVLGKYHPHGDIACYEAMVLMAQPFSYRYPLITGQGNWGSPDDPKSFAAMRYTEAKMSQYANTLLAELEQGTVDWQDNFDGSLTEPVTLPARLPNILLNGTTGIAVGMATDIPPHNLTEIVKACIRLLKDPTLSVKQLAQTVLAPDLPTAAEIITPKSDLVAMYQTGKGSYKMRATYHIDPKDKNTVIIDALPYQISGNKIIEQIAKLMSDKKLPWVNDITDESDHEHACRIVLELKKGKLDIDKIMNHLFANTDLETSYRVNMNMIGVNGKPQVKNLKEILTEWLSVRRNVVIRRLQHRLAKIEKRLHILAGLLIAYLNIDEVIAIIREEDDPKLELMNRYGLTDVQADAILDIKLRQLAKLEEIELNAEKDRLTAEKDSINHYLGNDDAMTGLLIDELTADMKEHGDARRSPVVERDDAVSLKATELVPAEPITVVLSQAGWIRSAKGHQTDPLQMSYRAGDGYLTHALGKSNERLILLDNTGRSYGVDAANLPSARGQGDPITSLINLGNGIKAEQLLFIADSPIIMASSTGYGFINQLSNLDTNQKAGKASINLNEGKLLPIAQMAATDTLIAVVNSSGYLLVFPTDELPMLAKGKGNKLMNLKNDEHIIAITALSADDALMITAGKRTLTLKPADLASYHGKRASRGTQLPKGFGKVASMTKAD from the coding sequence ATGACTTTATATAACGACACCAACATCGATACTCGCTCCATCAGTGATTTTACCGAACAGGCTTATCTTAATTATGCCATGTATGTCATCATGGATAGAGCCTTGCCACACATTGCTGATGGTCTAAAACCCGTCCAACGCCGCATCGTCTATGCGATGAGCGAGCTTGGACTACGTCACACCGCCAAGCCAAAAAAATCCGCTCGTACTGTGGGCGATGTGCTGGGCAAATATCACCCACATGGCGATATTGCTTGTTATGAAGCGATGGTGCTGATGGCACAACCATTTAGCTATCGCTATCCGCTCATCACAGGACAAGGCAACTGGGGCAGTCCTGACGACCCCAAATCTTTTGCCGCCATGCGATATACCGAAGCTAAGATGAGCCAATACGCCAATACCCTACTGGCTGAATTGGAACAAGGCACGGTCGATTGGCAAGATAACTTCGATGGCTCGCTGACCGAACCTGTTACCCTACCTGCTCGACTGCCGAACATTTTGCTCAATGGCACGACTGGCATTGCCGTTGGTATGGCAACCGACATTCCGCCACACAATCTGACCGAGATTGTCAAGGCGTGTATCCGTCTGCTCAAAGACCCTACTTTGTCGGTCAAACAACTGGCTCAAACGGTGCTTGCACCTGATTTGCCCACCGCCGCCGAAATCATCACGCCAAAATCTGACCTCGTGGCGATGTATCAAACAGGCAAGGGCAGCTATAAGATGCGTGCCACTTATCATATCGATCCCAAGGACAAAAACACCGTCATCATCGATGCTCTGCCCTACCAAATCTCTGGCAACAAAATCATTGAACAAATCGCCAAACTGATGAGCGATAAAAAGTTGCCTTGGGTCAATGACATCACTGACGAATCCGACCACGAACACGCTTGTCGCATCGTTCTTGAACTTAAAAAAGGCAAACTTGATATTGATAAAATCATGAATCATTTGTTTGCCAATACCGACCTTGAAACCAGCTATCGTGTCAATATGAACATGATTGGGGTTAATGGCAAACCTCAGGTAAAAAATCTCAAAGAAATCTTGACCGAATGGCTGTCGGTTCGTCGCAATGTGGTGATTCGCCGATTGCAACATCGTCTTGCCAAAATCGAAAAACGCTTGCATATTTTGGCAGGCTTACTGATTGCATACCTAAACATCGATGAAGTCATCGCCATCATTCGTGAAGAAGATGACCCCAAACTTGAACTAATGAACCGCTATGGTTTGACTGATGTTCAGGCTGATGCGATTTTGGACATTAAACTACGCCAACTTGCCAAACTGGAAGAAATCGAGCTTAATGCCGAAAAAGACCGCTTGACCGCCGAAAAAGACAGCATCAATCATTATCTGGGTAATGACGATGCGATGACAGGATTGCTCATTGATGAGCTGACGGCTGACATGAAAGAACATGGCGATGCACGCCGTTCGCCTGTTGTAGAACGAGATGATGCAGTGAGTCTAAAAGCCACTGAGCTAGTGCCAGCCGAACCGATTACGGTTGTGCTGTCGCAAGCTGGTTGGATTCGTAGTGCCAAAGGACATCAAACCGACCCGTTGCAGATGAGTTACCGTGCTGGCGATGGCTATTTGACGCACGCATTGGGCAAATCTAACGAACGGCTGATTTTGCTGGATAATACAGGTCGAAGCTATGGTGTGGACGCTGCCAATCTGCCATCTGCTCGTGGGCAAGGCGACCCCATCACCAGCCTCATCAATCTGGGCAATGGCATTAAAGCCGAACAGCTATTATTCATCGCAGACAGCCCCATCATCATGGCAAGCAGTACAGGTTATGGTTTCATCAACCAATTATCCAATCTGGATACCAACCAAAAGGCAGGTAAAGCCAGCATCAACCTTAATGAGGGCAAACTACTGCCCATCGCCCAGATGGCAGCGACCGATACCTTGATTGCGGTGGTCAATTCATCGGGCTACTTATTGGTCTTTCCAACCGATGAATTACCAATGCTTGCTAAGGGTAAGGGCAATAAACTGATGAACCTAAAAAACGATGAGCATATCATCGCCATCACCGCCCTATCCGCTGATGACGCATTGATGATTACTGCTGGCAAACGCACCTTAACGCTCAAACCTGCTGACCTAGCCAGCTATCACGGCAAACGAGCCTCTCGTGGCACTCAGCTGCCCAAAGGATTTGGCAAGGTTGCCAGCATGACCAAAGCCGATTGA
- a CDS encoding 4a-hydroxytetrahydrobiopterin dehydratase, producing the protein MSSLTADQVALQLESLPEWSKDGNSLVKTYTFAEFSDAISFMVRGAFSAQSLEHYPVWQNDHNVLTVRIGDPEQSAVQSRDVQLAKRLESIAH; encoded by the coding sequence ATGAGTAGCCTTACCGCCGACCAAGTTGCCCTACAACTAGAAAGCCTACCTGAGTGGTCAAAAGACGGCAACAGCTTAGTCAAGACTTATACCTTTGCAGAGTTTAGCGATGCCATCAGTTTTATGGTGCGTGGGGCATTTTCTGCCCAAAGTTTGGAACATTATCCTGTATGGCAAAATGACCATAATGTCCTGACTGTTCGCATTGGCGACCCTGAGCAATCTGCTGTACAAAGTCGTGATGTTCAGCTTGCCAAACGCCTTGAAAGCATCGCACACTAA
- a CDS encoding GNAT family N-acetyltransferase has protein sequence MHITHSPTTQRFETTIDGHTAYLSYEVLNEDTLNYNHTIVPSELGGRGIGSALVKFALEYAQQHHKKIVPSCSFVAAYIDKKTEYQQLLA, from the coding sequence ATGCACATCACTCACAGCCCCACCACCCAAAGATTTGAGACCACCATTGATGGACATACCGCTTATTTAAGCTACGAGGTTCTCAATGAAGATACGCTCAATTATAACCACACCATCGTTCCATCTGAGCTTGGCGGTCGTGGCATTGGTTCTGCTTTGGTCAAATTTGCCCTAGAATACGCCCAGCAACATCACAAAAAAATCGTGCCAAGTTGCAGCTTTGTGGCAGCGTACATCGATAAAAAAACAGAATATCAGCAGTTATTGGCTTGA
- the ettA gene encoding energy-dependent translational throttle protein EttA — MAQYIYTMNKVSKIIPPKREILKDISLSFFPGAKIGVLGLNGAGKSTLLRIMAGVDTEYNGEARPQAGIKVGYLPQEPQLDPNKTVRENVEDGVREALDALDRLNQIYAEYAEPDADFDKLAAEQGKMEDIIQAWDAHNLNTQLEKAADALRLPPWDADVSKLSGGEKRRVALCRLLLSKPDMLLLDEPTNHLDAESVAWLERFLKDYSGTIVAITHDRYFLDNVAEWILELDRGYGYPYQGNYTEWLEQKNKRLEQEQKQEEAFAKALKQELEWVRKNQKGQQAKSKSRLERFEEMNSREFQQRNETAEIYIPPGPRLGNKVIEVKNISKSFGDRLLYENLSFTVPPMAIVGIVGPNGAGKTTLFNMITGKDTPDTGSVEVGESVKVAYVGQVRDNLDDKKTVWEEVSDGLDMITVGEYTTPSRAYIGRFNFKGQDQQKLVGNLSGGERNRLQLAKTLKQGANVILLDEPSNDLDVETLRALEDAIEVFPGTVMVVSHDRWFLDRICTHILSFENEQPEFFDGNYTEYEKWRKERLGADATPKRMKYKKIGG, encoded by the coding sequence ATGGCTCAATACATCTACACGATGAACAAAGTCTCAAAAATCATTCCGCCTAAACGGGAGATTTTAAAGGACATTTCACTCTCCTTTTTCCCAGGGGCAAAAATTGGCGTACTGGGTCTAAACGGTGCAGGTAAATCCACCCTGCTACGCATTATGGCAGGCGTGGACACCGAGTACAATGGCGAGGCACGCCCCCAAGCAGGCATTAAGGTCGGCTATTTGCCCCAAGAACCCCAGCTTGACCCCAATAAAACCGTGCGTGAAAATGTAGAAGATGGCGTGCGTGAAGCCCTAGACGCCCTTGACCGTCTCAACCAAATCTATGCTGAGTATGCCGAGCCTGATGCTGATTTTGATAAATTGGCTGCCGAGCAAGGCAAAATGGAGGACATCATTCAAGCGTGGGACGCTCACAACCTAAACACTCAGCTTGAAAAAGCCGCCGATGCCCTACGCCTACCGCCTTGGGACGCTGATGTTTCTAAACTGTCAGGGGGCGAAAAACGCCGTGTCGCCCTGTGCCGTCTGCTCCTGTCTAAGCCTGATATGCTCCTGCTTGACGAGCCGACCAACCACCTTGATGCTGAGAGTGTGGCGTGGCTTGAAAGATTTTTAAAGGACTATTCTGGCACGATTGTGGCGATTACCCACGACAGATATTTTCTTGACAATGTCGCCGAGTGGATTTTGGAGCTGGACCGTGGCTATGGCTATCCTTATCAAGGCAACTACACCGAGTGGCTAGAACAGAAAAACAAACGCCTAGAACAAGAGCAAAAGCAAGAAGAAGCCTTTGCCAAAGCCCTAAAACAAGAGCTTGAATGGGTACGCAAAAACCAAAAAGGTCAGCAAGCCAAATCCAAGTCTCGCCTAGAACGCTTTGAAGAGATGAACTCTCGTGAGTTCCAACAGCGAAATGAGACAGCAGAAATCTACATTCCACCAGGACCAAGACTGGGTAATAAAGTCATTGAAGTCAAAAACATCTCCAAATCCTTTGGCGACCGCCTGCTTTATGAAAACCTATCGTTCACCGTGCCACCAATGGCGATTGTCGGTATTGTCGGTCCAAATGGGGCTGGTAAAACCACGCTGTTTAATATGATTACAGGCAAAGACACGCCCGATACAGGCTCGGTGGAAGTCGGCGAGAGCGTCAAAGTCGCCTATGTCGGTCAGGTACGTGATAATCTTGACGACAAAAAAACGGTGTGGGAAGAGGTGTCGGACGGTCTTGATATGATTACCGTGGGCGAATATACCACGCCAAGCCGTGCCTACATTGGTCGCTTTAACTTTAAAGGGCAAGACCAACAAAAACTGGTTGGCAACTTATCAGGCGGTGAACGCAATCGCTTACAGCTTGCTAAGACCTTAAAGCAAGGAGCGAATGTGATTTTGCTTGACGAACCCTCCAACGACCTTGATGTGGAGACCTTGCGTGCCTTAGAAGATGCCATTGAAGTCTTCCCCGGTACGGTAATGGTCGTCTCACACGACCGCTGGTTCTTAGACCGTATTTGTACGCATATTTTGTCGTTTGAAAATGAACAGCCTGAGTTTTTTGACGGCAACTACACCGAATACGAAAAATGGCGTAAAGAGCGACTGGGAGCAGATGCCACGCCCAAGCGTATGAAGTATAAGAAGATTGGGGGTTGA
- a CDS encoding AAA family ATPase, protein MIIKSAEVIGLNGLNNHIKLDFNRDLNIITGRNGSGKTNILKLIWYVISGNIEVALREINFSKIKIVTDKYICTVSKIDTETCQVAWQWNGSKDIELFEDVEEDRVSSLVVRVRPAEYIPNNRLIEHGASIFLPTFRRIEGGFLTKHKISSATGRILPSIKGSAIEDALNNISGQLSNGSHSFVSSLSTADIELLVIKKHSELSEEISQLQQKTSQDIQNRIKESTEEESSNILQEVKSQMEKLEIIRKNTMQPFDTFKEQVFKFISYGGIKLGSKKESLSLGDSASAINSDLLSAGEKQMLSFLAYNAFYQDTIFIIDEPELSLHVDWQRILFPTLLRQNSSNQFIVATHSPFIYAKYPDKELTWVDDRGDCNGEEQ, encoded by the coding sequence ATGATAATAAAGTCTGCTGAAGTTATTGGTTTAAATGGTTTGAATAATCACATTAAATTAGATTTTAATCGTGATTTAAATATTATCACAGGTCGCAATGGCTCTGGCAAAACCAATATTTTAAAGTTAATTTGGTATGTAATAAGTGGAAATATTGAAGTTGCTTTAAGAGAAATTAATTTTTCAAAAATTAAAATCGTTACAGATAAATATATTTGTACTGTTAGTAAAATAGATACAGAGACATGTCAGGTTGCTTGGCAATGGAATGGCTCTAAAGATATTGAATTGTTTGAAGATGTTGAGGAAGATAGAGTTAGTAGTTTGGTGGTTCGTGTAAGACCTGCTGAGTATATTCCAAATAATCGATTAATAGAACATGGCGCATCAATATTTTTACCAACATTCCGACGTATAGAAGGTGGTTTTTTAACAAAACATAAAATTAGTAGTGCTACCGGCAGAATTTTACCTAGTATTAAAGGTAGTGCTATTGAAGATGCTTTAAATAATATATCTGGGCAATTATCAAATGGTTCTCATAGTTTTGTATCCTCTTTAAGTACTGCAGATATTGAATTATTAGTTATAAAAAAACATTCTGAATTATCTGAAGAAATATCACAACTTCAACAGAAAACTTCGCAAGATATACAAAATAGAATTAAAGAATCTACAGAAGAAGAATCGTCTAATATTTTGCAAGAAGTAAAATCTCAAATGGAAAAATTGGAAATTATTAGAAAGAATACTATGCAACCATTTGATACTTTTAAGGAACAGGTCTTTAAATTTATTAGTTATGGCGGTATTAAGCTAGGTTCTAAAAAAGAAAGTTTAAGTTTAGGCGATAGTGCTAGTGCAATTAATTCGGATTTACTCTCTGCAGGCGAAAAACAGATGCTAAGTTTTTTAGCCTATAATGCTTTTTATCAAGATACTATTTTCATTATTGATGAGCCAGAATTAAGTTTACATGTAGATTGGCAGAGAATCTTATTTCCAACTTTATTAAGACAAAATTCTAGCAATCAATTTATTGTTGCAACTCATTCTCCATTTATTTATGCAAAATACCCTGATAAAGAATTAACTTGGGTTGATGATCGAGGAGATTGTAATGGAGAAGAGCAATAA
- a CDS encoding DUF4435 domain-containing protein, giving the protein MAKVDLDEMISTLNHSDLPAIIVEGKDDIIIYRKLEDEISNVIVTPVGGRANVLKIFQETVNPNGRLYNKNIVFIADQDIWINIGIPDEFKNQKLIFTSGYSIENDVFIDYCCQKMIDDNPDIKANFNQDKEKFIDWYVLALQATIDKYNHDLNKLDCAENLTLSEFRKISHNPERVFKQYEDMIKLLENEILNHQLKQSLIDDFPLSIRGKSLMALFTSNMKNGIRTMQIFQNIAVRPNDRINRIFDDVKRLF; this is encoded by the coding sequence ATGGCAAAAGTTGATTTAGATGAGATGATTTCTACATTAAATCATTCTGATTTACCAGCAATTATTGTTGAAGGAAAAGATGATATTATTATTTACCGAAAATTAGAAGATGAGATAAGCAATGTTATTGTAACTCCTGTTGGTGGTAGAGCAAATGTATTAAAAATATTTCAAGAAACAGTCAACCCTAATGGGCGTTTGTACAATAAAAATATTGTATTTATTGCAGACCAAGACATTTGGATTAATATTGGAATTCCTGATGAGTTTAAAAATCAGAAACTTATTTTCACAAGTGGATATTCTATTGAAAACGATGTTTTTATTGACTACTGCTGTCAAAAAATGATAGACGATAATCCTGATATTAAAGCCAATTTCAATCAAGATAAAGAAAAGTTTATTGATTGGTATGTTTTGGCGTTACAGGCAACCATTGATAAATATAATCATGATTTAAATAAATTAGATTGTGCAGAAAACTTAACTTTATCGGAATTCAGAAAAATATCTCATAACCCTGAAAGGGTGTTTAAGCAATATGAAGACATGATTAAATTACTGGAAAATGAAATTCTCAATCATCAATTAAAACAAAGTTTGATAGATGATTTCCCCTTATCCATTAGAGGAAAATCTCTAATGGCGTTATTTACAAGCAATATGAAAAATGGCATAAGAACTATGCAAATTTTTCAAAATATTGCCGTTCGACCCAATGACCGAATTAACCGTATTTTTGATGATGTCAAAAGATTATTTTAG
- a CDS encoding KpsF/GutQ family sugar-phosphate isomerase, with protein MTNTTYQQVFHRVVDIEIQALQSLTKAVNENFDKACQTILACQGRLIITGMGKSGLVGRKMAATMASTGTPAFFVHPGEAGHGDLGMIIKGDVVLAISNSGNSDEINVLLPVIKRLNIPLISISKTLNGRLPKEADIALTLGEFEEACPLGLAPTSSTTATMALGDALAIALLEARGFRSEDFALSHPAGSLGKRLLTDVSGIMKTGHDIPMVAGETSVMDALFEITEKRLGMTVVYDDGLGYGILTDGDIRRLLSQKQDMNQPIKQVMKTNPLTTSSTMMATDALKLMQDKSVNQLLVVDEDKLVGVLALRDLVQAGIG; from the coding sequence ATGACAAATACAACCTATCAGCAAGTATTTCACAGGGTGGTGGACATCGAGATTCAAGCATTGCAATCGCTGACAAAGGCGGTCAATGAGAATTTTGATAAAGCCTGCCAGACGATTTTGGCGTGCCAAGGTCGGCTCATCATCACAGGCATGGGTAAGTCGGGCTTGGTCGGTCGAAAGATGGCGGCGACGATGGCATCGACGGGTACGCCTGCATTTTTTGTTCACCCAGGCGAGGCAGGGCATGGCGATTTGGGCATGATTATCAAGGGTGATGTGGTACTGGCCATTTCCAATTCGGGCAATAGCGACGAAATCAATGTACTGCTGCCTGTCATCAAACGCCTAAACATTCCACTCATCAGCATCAGTAAAACACTCAATGGTCGTTTGCCCAAAGAGGCAGACATCGCTTTGACTTTGGGCGAGTTTGAAGAAGCGTGCCCATTGGGGCTGGCACCAACTTCTAGCACGACTGCCACGATGGCACTGGGCGATGCCTTGGCGATTGCATTGCTTGAAGCCCGTGGTTTTAGGTCGGAGGATTTTGCCTTGTCGCACCCCGCAGGCTCGTTGGGTAAGCGACTTTTGACCGATGTGTCAGGCATCATGAAAACAGGTCATGACATTCCGATGGTGGCAGGCGAGACCAGCGTGATGGACGCTTTGTTTGAGATTACTGAGAAGCGATTGGGCATGACGGTGGTTTATGATGATGGTTTGGGTTATGGTATTTTGACCGATGGCGATATTCGTCGCTTGCTTAGCCAAAAACAAGACATGAATCAGCCCATCAAACAAGTGATGAAAACCAATCCTTTGACCACCAGTTCGACCATGATGGCAACCGACGCCCTCAAATTAATGCAAGACAAGAGCGTCAATCAGCTATTAGTGGTCGATGAAGATAAATTGGTTGGGGTATTGGCATTGCGTGATTTGGTGCAGGCGGGGATTGGTTGA
- the neuC gene encoding UDP-N-acetylglucosamine 2-epimerase, whose protein sequence is MKKILFVTGTRADFGKIKSLMSVIEQSSQFELHVLITGMHMMKRYGSTYLEVKKENYTNTYFTSNQNENEPMSSVLGNTITIITRLVNAISPDLIVVHGDRLEALAGATVGALSHIRVCHIEGGELSGTIDDSIRHSVSKLSHIHMVANEEAKARLLQLGENEKTIFIIGSPDLDVMNSQKLPTLQDAKEHYGIDFEEYSVVMFHPVTSEEHEIKKYTQNLFKALEQSQKNYVVIYPNNDTGSAKILNVIADYEEHPNFKCYPSINFEHFLTLLKNAQFIIGNSSAGVREAPFYGLPSINIGTRQNARFRGKTVIDCGYDTQAILSAIECVNDVHTEKSTWFGDGSSTEKFAEFVASKEFWDIPVQKVFVDINQGS, encoded by the coding sequence ATGAAAAAAATTCTATTTGTAACAGGCACTCGTGCAGACTTTGGCAAAATCAAAAGCCTGATGTCTGTAATTGAGCAATCATCACAGTTTGAATTGCATGTCTTAATAACAGGGATGCATATGATGAAACGCTATGGTTCAACCTACCTAGAAGTAAAAAAAGAAAATTATACCAATACCTATTTTACTTCCAATCAAAACGAAAACGAGCCAATGAGTTCGGTGCTGGGCAATACCATTACCATTATTACTCGTCTTGTCAATGCCATTTCGCCAGATTTGATTGTGGTACACGGTGATAGATTGGAGGCGTTGGCAGGGGCAACTGTTGGGGCATTGAGCCATATTCGTGTATGTCATATTGAAGGTGGAGAGCTGTCTGGTACCATTGACGACTCCATTCGCCATTCGGTTAGTAAATTATCTCACATTCATATGGTGGCAAATGAAGAGGCTAAGGCTCGTTTGCTGCAATTAGGCGAAAACGAAAAAACGATCTTTATCATCGGCTCGCCAGACCTTGATGTGATGAATTCACAAAAATTACCAACATTACAAGACGCAAAAGAGCATTATGGTATTGATTTTGAGGAATATTCAGTGGTAATGTTCCACCCTGTTACTAGTGAAGAACACGAAATCAAAAAGTACACCCAGAATTTATTCAAGGCATTGGAACAAAGCCAAAAAAATTATGTAGTGATTTATCCAAATAATGATACGGGTAGTGCCAAGATTTTGAATGTTATTGCTGATTATGAAGAGCATCCGAATTTTAAATGCTATCCGTCTATCAATTTTGAACATTTTCTAACCTTATTAAAAAACGCCCAATTTATTATTGGTAATTCTAGTGCGGGCGTGCGTGAAGCCCCATTTTATGGCTTGCCAAGTATCAACATTGGCACCCGCCAAAATGCCAGATTTCGTGGCAAAACCGTCATTGATTGTGGCTATGACACCCAAGCGATTTTGTCCGCCATTGAGTGTGTGAATGATGTGCATACCGAAAAATCTACTTGGTTTGGCGATGGCAGCAGTACAGAAAAATTTGCCGAATTTGTTGCTAGCAAGGAATTTTGGGATATTCCTGTCCAAAAAGTCTTTGTGGACATCAATCAAGGAAGTTAG
- a CDS encoding cytidylyltransferase domain-containing protein — protein sequence MYIAVIPARGGSKGIKDKNLQLVGGVSLVARAIIEAKKVDKISQIIVSTDSQKIADEAAKYGANVHFRSEKTASDTAKTIEVIEELVQDMSLQDDVCVLLQPTSPLRMSEHILQTIELFEKNNHRGSSITVTPSEHHPFKMIIMGDDGKYQAVRALADLEMPRQALPEAFRINGAVYVKRFTDLVAEQSFFGKPQAFVQMDEKSSIDIDNIADLVLANQYFEQI from the coding sequence ATGTATATCGCAGTCATTCCTGCTCGTGGCGGTTCAAAGGGTATTAAAGATAAAAATTTACAACTGGTGGGTGGTGTGTCGTTGGTGGCTCGTGCCATCATTGAAGCCAAAAAAGTAGATAAAATTAGCCAAATTATTGTCTCAACTGACAGTCAAAAAATCGCTGATGAAGCGGCAAAATATGGAGCAAATGTCCATTTTCGCAGTGAAAAAACTGCCAGCGATACCGCCAAAACCATTGAAGTGATTGAAGAGCTGGTGCAAGATATGAGTTTGCAGGACGATGTGTGTGTTTTGCTCCAACCAACCAGCCCTTTGCGAATGAGCGAGCATATTTTGCAAACAATTGAATTATTTGAAAAAAATAATCATCGAGGCTCATCAATCACCGTAACACCAAGCGAACATCACCCCTTCAAAATGATAATAATGGGCGATGATGGCAAGTATCAAGCGGTGCGAGCATTGGCAGACTTAGAAATGCCACGCCAAGCCTTGCCAGAGGCTTTTCGTATCAATGGAGCGGTTTATGTTAAACGCTTTACCGATTTGGTGGCTGAACAATCATTTTTTGGCAAGCCACAAGCCTTTGTCCAGATGGACGAGAAATCTTCAATAGACATTGATAACATCGCTGATTTGGTATTGGCAAATCAGTATTTTGAACAAATTTAG